In the Polyangiaceae bacterium genome, one interval contains:
- a CDS encoding MBL fold metallo-hydrolase translates to MRKLSAISGNQQRLDGGAMFGNAPRALWQRWAPPDEHNRIILACRAMLVEEDAGRRILCEAGIGAFFAPALRERFGVEPAHHVLLDSLRALGVEPADIEVIVLSHLHFDHAGGLLTAWSEGVEPALVFPNAHYVVSRKAWERATQPHVRDRASFIDVLQPLLEQTGRLELVDGEHSTTLGADYRVHYSDGHTPGLMMTEVPSADGPVLFAADLIPGASWVHLPITMGYDRFPELLIEEKTRLLGDLLDRRGRLFFTHDPNVALGRIHRDDRGRYSVVDTTAAPERMRL, encoded by the coding sequence ATGCGAAAGCTCTCGGCCATAAGCGGCAATCAGCAGCGTTTGGATGGCGGCGCGATGTTCGGCAATGCACCGCGGGCGCTCTGGCAGCGCTGGGCACCCCCGGACGAGCACAACCGCATCATTCTCGCCTGTCGTGCGATGTTGGTGGAAGAGGACGCGGGCCGACGCATTCTGTGCGAGGCGGGCATCGGTGCTTTTTTCGCGCCGGCGCTGCGTGAGCGCTTCGGCGTGGAGCCCGCGCATCACGTGCTGTTGGATTCCCTTCGCGCGCTCGGCGTGGAGCCCGCGGACATCGAAGTCATCGTGCTGAGCCATCTGCACTTCGATCACGCGGGTGGCTTGCTGACCGCGTGGAGCGAGGGCGTGGAACCCGCGCTCGTGTTCCCGAACGCGCACTATGTGGTGTCGCGCAAAGCCTGGGAGCGTGCCACTCAGCCTCACGTGCGCGACCGCGCGTCTTTCATCGACGTGCTGCAACCGCTTTTGGAGCAAACGGGACGTCTGGAGCTAGTCGACGGCGAGCACAGCACCACCTTGGGTGCCGACTATCGCGTTCACTACAGCGACGGGCACACGCCCGGTTTGATGATGACGGAGGTGCCGTCGGCAGACGGTCCTGTGCTCTTCGCTGCGGATTTGATTCCTGGGGCGTCCTGGGTGCATCTGCCCATCACCATGGGCTACGATCGCTTTCCCGAGCTGTTGATCGAGGAAAAGACGCGGCTGCTCGGCGACTTGCTCGACCGTCGCGGACGATTGTTCTTCACCCACGACCCGAACGTCGCCCTGGGTCGCATTCACCGCGACGACCGTGGTCGCTACTCCGTCGTCGACACCACCGCGGCTCCCGAGCGCATGAGGTTGTGA
- a CDS encoding response regulator encodes MAKLLLVDDSAENIAVLKAILAGDGHEVEAIEDPALVFNTIFRFHPHLILCDVMMPGVDGVMLTRMLKRLDTTQGIPVLLCSALSESDLAERCKACGADGYVRKAALPTEIRGSVRRALRVRPPPSPP; translated from the coding sequence ATGGCCAAGCTGCTTTTGGTGGATGATTCCGCTGAGAACATCGCGGTCCTGAAGGCCATCCTTGCCGGCGACGGACATGAGGTGGAGGCCATCGAGGACCCGGCACTCGTGTTCAACACGATCTTTCGCTTCCACCCGCATCTCATTCTCTGCGACGTCATGATGCCAGGAGTGGACGGTGTGATGCTGACGCGGATGCTCAAGCGCTTGGACACCACTCAAGGCATCCCAGTCCTGCTGTGTTCGGCGCTGAGCGAGAGCGACCTGGCCGAGCGGTGCAAAGCTTGTGGCGCCGACGGCTACGTCCGCAAAGCGGCGCTTCCAACCGAGATTCGAGGATCGGTCCGTCGAGCGCTCCGCGTCCGACCTCCCCCGTCGCCTCCGTGA
- a CDS encoding NAD-dependent protein deacetylase: MVAPEDVDALAHLLAGRKVVVLSGAGCSTESGIPDYRGPGTRERARNPIQAREFVSRPEARARYWRRSAVGYPKIAAARPNAAHRALARLEAQGTVRGIITQNVDGLHQVAGSRVVIELHGALSLVRCLGCDQRSSRDALQSRLLADNPHVDFAATALAPDGDADVEIHVEFRVPSCEACGGVLKPDVVFFGEGVPRPRVDAAFALLESADALLVVGSSLAVFSGYRFVRHAHARGVPVAIVNLGETRGDPHASLRVDASAGAALAALAARLDLAARSSLETRST; encoded by the coding sequence ATGGTCGCTCCCGAAGACGTCGACGCGCTCGCGCACCTGCTGGCCGGGCGGAAAGTCGTGGTGCTGAGCGGCGCGGGTTGCAGCACCGAGAGCGGCATTCCCGACTACCGCGGTCCGGGCACCCGCGAACGCGCACGCAATCCGATCCAAGCGCGGGAGTTCGTGAGTCGTCCCGAGGCCCGCGCACGCTATTGGCGGCGCAGCGCCGTGGGTTATCCGAAGATCGCGGCGGCCCGCCCCAACGCGGCCCATCGCGCGCTGGCGCGGCTGGAAGCGCAAGGCACGGTCCGAGGCATCATCACTCAGAACGTGGACGGCCTTCATCAAGTCGCCGGCAGCCGCGTCGTGATCGAGCTGCACGGCGCGCTATCGCTGGTGAGGTGTCTTGGCTGCGACCAACGCTCGTCTCGGGACGCGCTTCAGAGTCGTTTGCTAGCGGACAATCCTCACGTCGACTTCGCTGCCACCGCGCTCGCTCCCGACGGCGATGCCGACGTCGAGATTCACGTGGAGTTCCGTGTACCAAGCTGCGAGGCATGCGGCGGCGTGCTCAAGCCCGACGTGGTGTTCTTCGGCGAAGGTGTCCCGCGTCCTCGCGTCGACGCAGCCTTCGCGCTGTTGGAGAGCGCGGATGCGCTCTTGGTGGTGGGTTCGTCCCTGGCCGTGTTCTCCGGCTATCGCTTCGTGCGCCACGCCCATGCTCGAGGCGTGCCCGTCGCCATCGTGAACCTGGGCGAAACCCGCGGCGATCCCCACGCCAGCCTAAGAGTCGACGCGAGTGCGGGTGCAGCGCTCGCCGCTCTAGCAGCGCGCCTCGATCTTGCCGCCAGGTCCAGTCTCGAGACCCGCTCAACCTAG
- a CDS encoding HAMP domain-containing sensor histidine kinase produces MSSERGGRRLGIRAQLMILVAIPIFTTVMLVALFLASRQLAHDDHERSLLWQEHMLVIHGSEAAVMRWSLCLERALARNERPRCDTQRQALLDTRRRASELASQFGDEEVAEEKEVDERVAHLLAVGDAVVAGKPVPKAEADDDDAPKSKAEPGGGEAAKTETDDEAPEDTRGAVARAETAALVALGERRQEEEQGSASALARPSVLSERALRIALGLSIVGSLAGVLFSAALAGRLRVRLQRLHDDSVRFAGGDLTAATTGQPRATRDEVDELSVALNQMAEQLANTMVKRNELEQANDALVEKSAQLESSYEELRRATRVKDEFLGMTWHELRTPLNSIVGFAELLVEKQASGDKGAGGEWANSIARNAQALLSIVNNILDLTKLESGNFVPVMATVDVPDFIEDLSGVARALVRGRPIEVESRVETSEDLVCDPGILRQILANLVGNAAKFTQAGKITLTVTRAAEGKRLFTVQDTGTGIAPEQRERVFERFTQADQSEIRTHGGTGLGLFIARKLAAALGGEVTLESEVGKGSTFSVAIPEQGNAE; encoded by the coding sequence ATGAGTTCTGAGCGAGGCGGTCGACGCTTGGGCATCCGTGCTCAACTCATGATCCTCGTTGCCATCCCCATCTTCACGACGGTCATGCTGGTGGCACTCTTTCTGGCGAGTCGTCAGCTTGCTCATGACGATCACGAGCGTTCCTTGCTTTGGCAGGAGCACATGCTCGTGATTCACGGCTCGGAAGCGGCCGTAATGCGCTGGAGTCTGTGTCTGGAACGTGCGTTGGCCCGCAATGAGCGCCCGCGCTGTGACACGCAGCGCCAAGCGCTGCTCGACACGCGTCGGCGAGCCTCCGAACTGGCGAGCCAGTTCGGAGACGAGGAGGTTGCCGAAGAGAAAGAAGTGGACGAGCGGGTGGCGCATCTTCTCGCGGTGGGCGATGCCGTCGTTGCTGGAAAGCCCGTACCGAAGGCCGAAGCTGACGATGACGACGCGCCGAAGTCGAAAGCCGAGCCAGGCGGCGGGGAAGCGGCGAAGACTGAAACTGACGACGAAGCCCCGGAGGACACGCGTGGCGCCGTCGCGCGCGCAGAAACCGCGGCCCTCGTCGCGCTCGGCGAGCGAAGGCAAGAGGAAGAACAGGGAAGTGCGAGTGCCCTCGCCCGGCCAAGTGTCTTGAGCGAACGAGCGCTGCGGATCGCGCTGGGGCTGAGCATCGTCGGCTCGCTTGCCGGCGTGCTGTTTTCTGCCGCTTTGGCCGGGCGCTTGCGAGTGCGTCTGCAAAGACTCCACGACGACTCGGTTCGCTTCGCCGGGGGCGACTTGACCGCCGCAACAACGGGGCAACCCAGGGCCACGCGCGACGAAGTGGACGAGCTTTCGGTTGCCTTGAATCAAATGGCCGAACAGCTCGCCAACACCATGGTCAAGCGCAACGAACTCGAGCAGGCGAACGATGCGCTGGTCGAGAAGTCCGCCCAGCTCGAAAGCAGTTACGAAGAGCTACGCCGGGCAACTCGAGTCAAGGACGAGTTTCTCGGCATGACATGGCACGAGCTCCGGACGCCGCTGAACAGCATCGTCGGCTTCGCTGAACTCTTGGTCGAAAAGCAGGCGAGCGGCGACAAGGGCGCCGGTGGGGAGTGGGCAAACAGCATTGCGCGCAACGCCCAGGCCCTGCTGAGCATCGTCAACAACATCCTCGATCTGACCAAGCTCGAGTCGGGGAATTTCGTCCCCGTCATGGCGACGGTCGACGTTCCGGATTTCATCGAAGATCTCAGTGGAGTCGCGCGCGCACTAGTTCGCGGGCGACCCATCGAGGTCGAGTCTCGAGTCGAAACCAGCGAAGACCTCGTGTGCGACCCCGGCATCTTGCGCCAGATCCTCGCCAACCTGGTAGGCAACGCGGCCAAGTTCACCCAAGCTGGGAAGATCACGCTGACCGTCACGCGCGCTGCTGAGGGCAAGCGACTGTTCACGGTGCAAGACACGGGAACTGGCATTGCTCCAGAGCAGCGCGAGCGCGTGTTCGAGCGCTTCACCCAGGCGGACCAGTCCGAAATCCGGACGCATGGGGGCACGGGACTCGGGCTGTTCATTGCGCGCAAGTTGGCCGCGGCGCTTGGCGGGGAGGTGACTCTAGAAAGCGAGGTAGGGAAGGGCAGTACGTTCAGTGTGGCAATTCCGGAGCAGGGCAATGCGGAGTGA
- the tyrS gene encoding tyrosine--tRNA ligase, whose amino-acid sequence MAEGSAAPDVTNHRPSGITPRVDAQAQLEILTRGVVDLHQREELLERLQSGRPLRVKTGFDPTRPDLHIGHTVLMQKMRAFQELGHHVVFLIGDFTAMVGDPTGQNEMRPRLTREQVLEAAETYQDQAFRVLDRDQTEVRYNSEWLGKLSLDKMIELAAKRTVARTLERRDFRERLEQHRDIYLHEFLYPLLQGYDSVVLESDVELGGTDQLFNLMVGRDLMQRYGLKPQIVMTTPILEGYDARLEDGNVVGKKMSKSAGNAIGVLEPPTEMFRKIMQIDDAVIWRFYELLSARSSAEVATLKATGNPVEAKSAFAEEIVGRFQGDAAAASAKSAFFATYMGHGVPDEVPSWELASAEPVLLAKALTQAGLCSSNSEARRLLGQGGVEMDGERVTDAFATLAPGSETLVRVGSKKRRFCRIRVVSP is encoded by the coding sequence ATGGCTGAGGGCAGTGCTGCCCCAGATGTGACCAATCATCGGCCGTCGGGTATAACGCCGCGCGTGGATGCGCAAGCGCAGTTAGAGATCTTGACCCGCGGGGTGGTGGACCTTCATCAACGGGAGGAGCTACTCGAACGCCTGCAGAGCGGTCGGCCGCTCCGCGTGAAGACAGGCTTCGATCCGACGCGGCCTGATCTGCACATCGGGCACACCGTCCTGATGCAAAAGATGCGTGCGTTCCAGGAGTTGGGGCACCACGTGGTGTTCCTGATCGGGGATTTCACCGCCATGGTGGGCGATCCGACCGGCCAAAACGAGATGCGCCCACGCCTGACTCGCGAGCAGGTGTTGGAAGCTGCAGAAACCTACCAGGACCAAGCCTTCAGGGTGCTGGATCGGGACCAGACGGAGGTCCGCTACAACAGCGAGTGGCTTGGCAAGCTGTCCTTGGACAAGATGATTGAGCTCGCAGCCAAGCGGACCGTGGCCAGGACCCTGGAGCGGCGCGACTTCCGTGAGCGACTCGAGCAACACCGCGACATCTATCTGCACGAGTTCCTCTACCCGCTGTTGCAGGGGTACGACTCCGTCGTGCTCGAGAGCGACGTCGAGCTCGGTGGCACGGACCAGCTGTTCAACTTGATGGTGGGACGTGACCTGATGCAGCGCTACGGCTTGAAGCCGCAGATCGTGATGACCACCCCCATTCTCGAGGGCTACGACGCGAGGCTCGAAGACGGCAACGTCGTCGGCAAGAAGATGAGCAAGAGCGCGGGCAATGCCATTGGCGTGCTCGAACCGCCGACGGAGATGTTCCGTAAGATCATGCAGATCGACGACGCGGTGATCTGGCGCTTTTACGAGCTGCTTTCGGCGCGGAGCAGCGCCGAGGTCGCGACCCTGAAAGCGACGGGCAACCCCGTCGAGGCCAAGAGCGCCTTCGCCGAAGAGATCGTCGGGCGCTTCCAGGGGGACGCCGCAGCCGCAAGTGCCAAGAGCGCGTTCTTCGCCACCTACATGGGGCACGGCGTGCCCGACGAAGTCCCGAGCTGGGAACTGGCGAGCGCCGAACCAGTGCTGCTGGCCAAAGCGCTGACCCAGGCAGGCCTCTGCAGCTCGAACAGCGAAGCTCGACGCCTACTTGGACAGGGCGGCGTGGAAATGGACGGCGAGCGGGTGACCGATGCCTTCGCCACGCTGGCGCCAGGGAGCGAAACCCTCGTGCGGGTCGGCTCGAAGAAGCGTCGCTTCTGCCGCATTCGAGTCGTCTCGCCGTGA
- a CDS encoding cob(I)yrinic acid a,c-diamide adenosyltransferase, translated as MKIYTRTGDDGQTGLFGGARVAKDDLRVEAYGTVDETNALLGVARATGLSPQVDEVLARVQTDLFVLGAELACAPGKADKLSMALLSAADAQRLEQAIDAAEAPLAPLTSFVLPGGSASAAALHHARTVCRRAERRVLAARREDGVRDELVIYLNRLSDLLFVLARRANHDTGVADVPWAPRG; from the coding sequence ATGAAGATCTACACCCGCACTGGTGACGACGGGCAGACGGGCCTGTTCGGTGGCGCGCGCGTCGCGAAAGACGACCTGCGCGTCGAGGCCTACGGCACCGTGGACGAGACGAACGCGCTATTGGGCGTTGCTCGAGCGACGGGACTGTCGCCGCAGGTGGACGAAGTGCTGGCGCGGGTGCAGACGGATCTGTTCGTCCTAGGCGCCGAGTTGGCGTGCGCGCCGGGCAAGGCGGACAAGCTCAGCATGGCTTTGCTGAGCGCGGCAGACGCCCAGCGCTTGGAGCAGGCCATTGATGCAGCAGAGGCGCCGCTCGCTCCCTTGACCAGCTTCGTGCTGCCGGGCGGGTCGGCGAGCGCAGCAGCGCTACACCACGCACGCACGGTGTGCCGACGCGCCGAGCGACGCGTGCTCGCAGCGCGACGCGAGGACGGCGTGCGCGACGAACTTGTCATCTACTTGAACCGCCTTAGCGATCTCCTGTTCGTGCTGGCACGCCGCGCCAACCACGACACCGGCGTGGCGGACGTTCCCTGGGCGCCGCGGGGTTGA
- a CDS encoding PilZ domain-containing protein produces the protein MRLMEPAKNLVAFGHFPRPALLKLDAAAGEAACRLDVVEDADAAGHWLDEHQVCAILLDTQRQDAAGVAIDARSRADSARVPIIGLTSAANDLSFGDVFSWGGDDVVGLTTNTWGLVRRLRAFPRHAPEAPAAGRGTAVVADGDRKRRIVLGRVLRNAGYAVSFAVSGREAAAQAKQADASLVFVSAELDDANAELVRSARQEFDKPVWILSCAPKHLKQATEELAGVERAAAMDGYAPLENVVFLANELSFTGGASRRSSQRLLFGTTVAFRGAGREVDEFGYSYNISEGGLYVRTLAPPEDDTVWLELSPPRSDRRVRLVGSVVWRRGFVAKETATVPPGFGVKIVDGAAMDLEAWKRGYAAFAQAVS, from the coding sequence ATGAGACTCATGGAGCCAGCGAAGAACCTGGTCGCATTCGGCCATTTCCCCCGCCCCGCCCTGCTCAAGCTCGATGCTGCGGCGGGTGAAGCAGCCTGTCGCCTGGACGTCGTGGAGGACGCCGACGCGGCCGGCCACTGGCTGGATGAGCACCAAGTGTGCGCCATCTTGCTGGACACGCAGCGACAAGACGCTGCTGGGGTCGCCATCGATGCGCGTTCTCGTGCGGACAGCGCGCGCGTGCCCATCATCGGGCTCACCTCCGCAGCAAACGATCTGTCTTTCGGTGACGTTTTCAGTTGGGGCGGCGACGACGTGGTCGGCCTCACTACCAACACCTGGGGACTGGTGCGGCGATTGCGCGCCTTCCCGCGTCACGCCCCCGAAGCTCCTGCGGCGGGCCGCGGTACCGCGGTCGTGGCGGACGGCGACCGCAAGCGACGCATCGTGCTCGGGCGCGTGCTGCGCAACGCGGGCTATGCGGTGAGCTTTGCCGTTTCGGGCCGCGAAGCAGCGGCGCAGGCGAAGCAGGCGGACGCGAGCTTGGTCTTCGTCAGTGCAGAACTCGACGACGCCAACGCAGAGCTCGTACGAAGCGCGCGGCAAGAGTTCGACAAGCCCGTCTGGATCTTGAGCTGTGCGCCAAAGCACTTGAAACAGGCAACCGAAGAGTTGGCCGGGGTCGAGCGCGCCGCCGCGATGGACGGCTACGCGCCCTTGGAGAATGTCGTGTTCCTCGCCAACGAGCTGTCCTTCACCGGAGGCGCTTCCCGGCGTTCGAGCCAGCGCTTGCTGTTCGGCACGACCGTGGCGTTTCGCGGCGCAGGGCGCGAGGTCGACGAGTTCGGCTACAGCTACAACATCAGTGAAGGCGGGCTCTACGTCCGCACCCTCGCCCCGCCCGAGGACGACACGGTCTGGCTCGAGCTCAGCCCACCACGTAGTGACCGCCGAGTGCGCCTCGTCGGTAGCGTGGTATGGCGCCGCGGATTCGTCGCGAAAGAGACGGCGACGGTCCCCCCAGGCTTTGGCGTGAAGATCGTCGACGGTGCCGCCATGGATCTAGAAGCCTGGAAGCGCGGCTACGCCGCCTTCGCCCAGGCAGTGAGCTAG
- a CDS encoding CarD family transcriptional regulator, translating into MQSQVSSEPRLTFKSGDMAVHPAHGVGEVVAVEQRDLGGRPSSFYVLKIIDTGLKVMVPTDAAERVGLRPVMKKREAEKIFGILRAPEVAVDVQPWNRRFRAYTEMLKSGLPAEIAKVLRDMYRLKFDKDLSFGERRLLDQARSLLIQELALAKKVQRTTIEGEIQEIFSA; encoded by the coding sequence ATGCAATCGCAGGTAAGTTCCGAGCCTCGGCTTACGTTCAAGAGTGGCGACATGGCGGTTCATCCCGCCCATGGCGTGGGTGAAGTCGTGGCAGTGGAGCAGCGTGACCTGGGAGGCCGCCCCAGCTCTTTCTACGTCCTGAAAATCATCGACACGGGTCTCAAAGTGATGGTGCCCACCGACGCTGCCGAGCGAGTGGGGCTTCGCCCAGTAATGAAGAAGCGCGAAGCCGAGAAGATCTTCGGGATCCTGCGGGCTCCCGAGGTCGCTGTGGACGTACAGCCCTGGAACCGTCGATTCCGCGCCTACACGGAGATGCTGAAGAGTGGGCTCCCCGCAGAAATCGCCAAGGTTCTGCGCGACATGTACCGATTGAAGTTCGACAAGGATCTGTCGTTTGGTGAGCGACGCTTGCTCGACCAGGCGCGCAGCCTGCTCATTCAGGAGCTGGCGCTGGCCAAGAAGGTGCAGCGCACGACCATCGAAGGGGAGATCCAAGAGATCTTCTCGGCCTGA
- a CDS encoding transporter, with protein sequence MPSGSKAGLCVAALLATAPAWSAEVEAEEGELAGYTEAVAFEEVLPEAAPEVALRLSVEAMRSAEPSVDAGPDRYLLPRMQLFYGITRRLGGEIEVPMVLRREGSDSAYGFGDLGAGLKLAVIQTDSAALVLSGEVSIPTGDPERELGEGKGEFETGLGGVAVFHPFVLQARAGFMLTTAEIETAFFHATSLGVEVVDERLVLYAEAMGEVSFGEEGTVLSAGPSAKLHLSSDTFVALGGQVGLTDEADQYRLIAQVQHEF encoded by the coding sequence ATGCCGTCTGGGTCCAAGGCTGGCCTTTGCGTTGCAGCGCTGCTGGCCACCGCTCCCGCCTGGTCCGCCGAGGTCGAAGCCGAGGAAGGGGAACTCGCGGGCTACACGGAAGCCGTGGCATTCGAGGAGGTACTGCCCGAGGCGGCTCCCGAGGTGGCGTTGCGGCTGAGCGTCGAGGCCATGCGCAGTGCGGAGCCCAGCGTCGACGCGGGTCCGGACCGTTACCTCCTGCCGCGAATGCAGCTGTTCTACGGCATCACTCGCCGCCTGGGAGGTGAGATCGAGGTACCGATGGTGCTGAGGCGCGAAGGCTCGGATTCCGCGTACGGGTTCGGAGACCTCGGTGCGGGACTCAAGCTTGCGGTCATCCAAACTGACTCAGCCGCCCTCGTACTGTCTGGAGAAGTGTCGATCCCGACCGGGGATCCCGAGCGGGAGCTCGGTGAGGGAAAAGGCGAGTTCGAAACCGGGCTCGGAGGCGTGGCGGTATTCCACCCGTTCGTGTTGCAAGCCAGAGCGGGGTTCATGCTGACGACGGCGGAGATCGAGACCGCGTTCTTCCACGCGACGTCGTTGGGAGTCGAAGTAGTGGATGAGCGTCTCGTGCTCTACGCGGAGGCAATGGGTGAGGTTAGCTTCGGTGAAGAGGGAACCGTGCTTTCCGCGGGGCCGAGCGCCAAGCTGCATTTGAGTTCCGACACCTTCGTGGCGCTTGGCGGCCAGGTCGGGCTGACGGACGAAGCGGACCAGTACAGGCTGATTGCTCAGGTGCAACATGAGTTCTGA